The nucleotide sequence TGGAAGTTGGCCCCCGGCGTTGACATCCAGCATGAGCTCCCCGAAGAGCTCGCCGAATTGATGCGCTACCGCCTCAATCGCCTGGCCAATCGCAGCGAAGACGCCGAAGCCACCCGCGCCATCCTCGACCGCGCCGCAATCCTGGGTTCCGGCTTCGACTACGCCCTGCTTCGCGCCTTCCTCGGCGCCGAAGACAACGCCCCCTGGCTCGACCGCCTCGATGAAGTCCTCGAAGCGCTCGTCGAACAGGGATTTTTGCGCGAAGTCGGTAAAGGCGGACGCGACGTCCTCGAATTTGCCCACGTGGTCATGCGCGACGTCCTTCTCAAAGAAATGGAAGGGCGCCGAAGCCTGCGACACCTCCACCGCCTGGCCGCCGCAGCCAAAAAGACCTACTACGGCAAGCGCGCCCGCGAGCGCGCCATGGAGCTCGTCGACCACTATCGCCATGCCCGCGAGCCCTCCGGCGTCTACGCCTTTACCGTCAAGGCGGCCCGTGCCGCCGCCGAAGGCGCCGACCTCAAACGCGCCATGGCCCTCTACCGCGACGCCAAGCAACTCGCCGACACCGATCAGGTCTCCATTGAGAGTCCGCTCATCCAGGACGTCTCCGGGGTCTTAAGCTCCGAAGAGGTCGCCCTGGAAGTCGCCCACCTGGAGCGCCGCGTCGGTGAGTACGACTCCGCCCGCGAGCACTACAGGCGCCTGCTCGGCGAGCAGAGCCCCGCCGTCGCCCTCTGGGCCCGCTGGGGCCTCGGCGAGCTCAGCCGCCTGCAGGGCGACCTCGATGACGCTCGCACCTGGTTTGAAGCTGCGCGCCGCGAGGTTAAAGACATCTGGCAAACCCTGCGCACCCGCGACATTCGCCAGACCCTGCAGGTGGTCGACACCTACGCCCTCTTCGGCCTGGGCCGTCTGGCTCACGCCCAGGGACTTCTGCCCGAAGCCCAGCGTCTTCTTGAAGACGGCCTGGAGCGCGCCCAGAAGATCCAACATCGCGTACTCGAAGCCTCCATGCTCCGCCTGCTCACCGACGTCTTCTGGCGCCAGGGCAACGCGCGTCGTGCCGAGGTCTTCTTCCGCCGCGCTGCCATCCTCGAAGAGAGCCTGGGTGATGTCGAGGCAATCTCCTTTGGTCAGCGCCTGGCCGCCGACTTCCTTCGTGAGGTCGGCCAGCCCAAAAAAGCACTCGACCTGGCCGCCCGCGCCCTGGAGCAGACTGAGAGCCTCGGTCAGCGCCATGACGCTGCTTACTGCCAGCTCACCCTGGGCAAACTCGCCTACTCTCGCGCCGACTTCAAAGCGGCAGCCAAACACCTGCGCCATGCCCACACCACCTTTGAAGCCATGCGCGACCGCCACGGCATCGCCCACTGCAACCGGGCCCTGGCCATGCTCGCCTTCGCCGTGGATCGTCACCGCGAAACGCACACCCTGATCACCGAAGCGATGGAAGGCTACCGCGCGTTAAGCGATCGCCACGGCCTGACCTGTGCTCGCCTGATACTCGGACGCCTGGAACTTGCCGTCGATAAGCCGGAGCGCGCGCTCAAGACACTCACCGACGCCGTGCAGCACTTCGACCGCATCGGCGAGCGACGTCTGGTGAGCTGCGCGCGCGCCTTCTACGCCCTGGGACTGCTGCGCAACGGGGTCCATGGCGAGGCCATGCTCGTCGTCGATCAGCTCCTCAATGACGCCCCCGAGCTTGCCCTGGCCGAAGAGAGCTTCGCTGACGCTTTTGACAAAATCGCTGCCCTCATCGAAGATGAGCGCCCCGATCTGGCCGCGCGCCTGCGCGAGCTCGCCACCGAGACCTCCCAACGCCTGGGACGACCGGTCGCCGCAACGGTCTAACGCCACCCCTTGATCCTCGCCATGATGTTGCCCCCTCGTCTCCGAACTTAACGGCGGCGTTTCCTTTTGTTTTGACCTGAGAGCACCCCCGATGAATCAGGATCAGCTCGAACACAAGCTCATCCCCTACGTGCTCACCACCGCGCGTAACCTCCCCTTCCTCGACCTGGAGGTCGACATCGGTCGCCCCCTCGAGGTGCTCCGTGTCGAAGACGATCAAAATGGCGAATTTTGCTCGATCCTTAACCGCTCCAACCAGGAGGCTTTTGGCGGGCCCGACTCCATGGGCATGCCCCTGTGGGTGATGCTCGACTGCGCCATCCTCCCCTCGGCCGTCATCGGCTTCATGCTGCCCCGCGCCGACACCCCACCCTCCATCCTCGAAAAGCTCGACATCGACGATGACTACGAGGGCTTTGTCCCCATCTCCGAATACTGCGCCTGCCCCACCGTCGAGGCCGACTGCGTGAGCGGCTTCTCGCTGCACAGCCACCTGATGGGCCAGGGCATCGCCACTCGTACCAAAGCACTGGCACTGGCCATCTATAAAGCACGCTTCCAGGTCGGTGTGACCCAGTTCTACAACCCGGCCATCCGCGTGCATGTCCGTTTCGGCGCGATGGAGATGACCATTCACCGCCCCAGCGTGCACACCTACCCCGAAGACAGCTTCGTCTACCGCCTGGAGCTGCCCTCGCGCGAGGTACTCATCAACATGGCTCGCGGCGATGATGTCTTCGGACAGAGCAACATCCCCGAAGGCGTGCGCTGGGAATTCGATCCCAACAACGAGATGATGCAGGGACGCCTCTCGCGCCATCTTCAGGAGGGCGGCCGCGCCTGGCTGATCCCGCCGGGCTGGCGCGCCAGCGATGACGGCTGTGAGCTTCACATGGTCCTGGACGCTTAATGGCCACCAGCTACGAACTTAAGCAACACGTCGAAACCCTCCTCGATGACGAGCGCGGCACCATCTTCAAAGAGGCGCCCCACCGCGTCGCGCTCGTCTACCCATCGCCCTACCGCGTCGGCATGAGCTCGCTGGGCTTTCAGACGATCTACCGCGTGCTCAATCAGCGCGATGATATCGTCTGCGAGCGTAGCTTCTTGCCTGACGATCCCGACCTCTACCGACAGTCCAACACTCCGCTCTTCACCTACGAGTCTGAGACACCGGTGGGCGACTGCGACGTCATCGCCTTCTCGCTCTCTTATGAGCTCGAACTCATCGGCATCATGACCTGCCTGGAGCTCGCCGCCATCCCGCTTCGCGCGGAAGACCGCGGCGAGAACTGGCCGCTTGTGATCATCGGCGGCCCCATCACCTTCTCCAACCCCCTGCCGGCCGGTCCCTTTGCCGATGTCATTGTGATGGGCGAGGGCGAAGAGCTCATCAACGTGCTCATCGACTGGTGGAAGGATTATGACGATCGCGAGCGCTACCTGCGCGATGTCGCGATGCTCCCGGGCGTCTACGTGCCCTCGATCCACGGGGAGACCTTCCGCACCGTCGCCCAGGCCCGCGACACCTGCCTGCCTGCCTACAGCCCCATCATCACCCCGCATACCGAGCTCAGCTCCATGCACCTTGTCGAAAACGGACGAGGCTGCCACCGCGGCTGCTCCTTCTGCGTGATGCGCCGCACCACCAACGGCGGCATGCGCGCCGTCGCCCCCGAGCGTGTGCTCGCGACCGTCCCCGACTACGCCACCCGCGTGGGTCTTGTGGGAGCCGCAACAAGCGACCACCCCAAGATTCTTGATATTTTACGCGCACTTGTCGACTCCGGCCGCGAAGTTGGCCTCTCCAGCCTGCGCGCCGATCGCCTCGGTGACGAGTTCGTGGGCCTGCTCGCAAAAGGCGGCGCTCGCACCCTCACTGTGGCCAGCGACGGCTCCAGCCAGCGCATGCGCGATTTTGCCAAAAAGCATATCAAAGAGAAGCACCTTCGCCGCTGCGCCGAGCTGGTGCGCGACCACAACATGAAGCTGCTCAAGCTCTACATGGTCATCGGCTACCCCGGCGAAACCCTCGACGATATGGATGAGATGATCGACTTCATGCTCGAGCTCTCATCGATCTGCAAAGTCGCCCTGGGCATGAGCCCGCTGGTCGCCAAAAAGAACACCCCCCTCGACGGCTCACCCTTTGAGGATCACAAGAGCCTGGAGACCAAGATCAAACACGTGCACAAAAAGCTCGGCCGTAAGGTCGACATCCGGGCCACCTCGGTGCGCTGGTCCTGGATCGAGCACGCGATCTCTCAGGGAGGCTTCGACATGGCCGACGCCGCCCAGGCCGCCTACACCAACGGCGCGGGCTACAGTGCCTGGAAGCGCGCTATCCGCGACCATAAAAAAGGGGCGCCCCCGCTGCGCGTCCCGGAAAGCGAGCGGCTGCAACCCGGTGCCATCCTCCCCGAAGAGCTCGCCAGCATCTAAGCGTCCAGGAGCTACTCGCAGCTTCCCGCCTGATGCGCCTGCAACGCGATGCGCACCCGGCCAATCGGTGCCAGAAAGGCCATCTCCACCGGCAACGCACGCTCCGAGAGCTCCATCCAGATCGCTCCCAGCTCTTCCGCCCCCTCTCCCGAGGGCCGCGCAGCCTGATCGACGCCGTGGCTTAAGTGTGTCCGCTGCAACACAAAGCGCTGCGCCCGCACCGACCCCACCGGCGTCCAGCGCTCCTCCACCTCGGCCGGAATCGCGTCCAGGTACACCAGCTTCCAGCCGTCCCACACCACAAAACGTTGCCGAGCCTCCAGCGACTCGCCACGCCCCACCCGCTCCCTCAACGCCAGCATCCAGCTCAACAGGTCGTGTCCGCGTCCCGGCAACAGCGCCTGCTCGCGCCGCGTCACCCCCCGAAACTCCCACTCGGTGCGCACCCGGGGCTCCCCGCCAAAATGGCTTCGGTAGCGGCGCGGCACCCCATCCTCCTCGATGAACGTCTGCGCCCGCACCGCCCCCTCACCCACGCGCACGACCGTATCCAGCTGCACCCGAAAGGGATGCACCTGACTGGCCATCCCCCGGCTCCTGGCAAAAAGCCTCCCCTGCACCTGCGCCTCACGCTCGCAACCGACCTCCAGCGCTAGATCCGCCAGATGCGCCGGCCCGTAGCTCACCCGGTAGCGCGCCCGCTCTCCCGGCTCCGCCGCCTCGGCAATGCCACCGGGCAACGCCCACAGCGCCACCAGCGCCAACGCTGCGATCACCGCCCCCCGCCTTGCTCTCATCCACGTTATCGAGCGCAACTTCAGCCTCAATGCTCCAAAAAAAAGCGGGCAAGCCCGCGAGAAACTCGCCGCTTGCCCGCTTGTACTTCGACGCAGACGTTGCTCAGTTCTTCAACGCCGCCAGCGTATCGGCCGAGTCAGCGCCGGCATCCGCCGCCACCGTGTTGCAGTAGACGCGGGTCTGGGAGAACGTTGCCAGCCTGATGTCAAAAAGCATCCGGCTCTCCAACACGCCCGCCCCGTTAGGGCAGGTCGCCTCCAGGTTCACCGGACTGTTTACGGGAAAAAGCCCCAGGATGTGAATACGAAGCTCTTCCGCATCCGGCGTCACCTTCGACGGATTGTAATCCGGCGAGGTCACGATGCGATTGTGGTAACACCCCATAGCGGGGAGGGCGAGTGCAGCGACAAGCGCAAGCATAACAAAACGTGCCATGATACTACCTCCTCGATGGTGGGTTAGATGAAGTCCGACTTGAACTCGCTCTGCACGACTTCGCCGGTGTCCCCATCGACGACCTCATGTCCGACGACGGCATCGTCTTCATCGAGGTAGAAGTTGTGCGCGGTACCCGACGCGCAGGTCACCCGCACCGTATTCGGCGTGTAAATTGAGATCGTCACGCAGCTGATGCACATATTCCCAAACGTGTGCACCGTCTCCACGCTCTTCACAGGCCCGTTGCAGAGCTCGTGAGCTACCACAGGACGATCGTTTCCATCGACCAGACCGTAAATAAAGAAGGTCCGCGACTCTTCCATCATGCGACCGTCGGCCTGACGGCTGGGGTAATCAAAGGTGTTACTAATACACCCGGTGGAGCCGACGAGCAAAAGCGCCAGCATCGCCACCATCATCAGAACATGTCGGTTCATGGTGCCCTCATTTCAACGTGGACAACAGATCGAGCAGGCTCGATCCAACTTCAACATCATAAAAAGACGCCGCGTCGGTCCCTGGACCTGAAGCAAGACGCCTTCGACTCCCAAACACTGCAGACTTACAGGCCGTGTGGATAACATGCTGGTGATCAGAGTGTCAAACCATGGGTAGCTCGCCCCATGCTCCCTCCCCACATGCAAACGCGCCCCCCCTTTGCAGGGTGGGGCGCGTTTGCGTGTCACAGGCAGCATCGAGAGGCATCCCCCTCGAAGGTGCCAGCGCTTAGTCGACCAGCGTGATCACCGCGCAGCCCGCACGCGCGCCGGCGGCGCCGGTGGGCTGGCTGACCAGATCATCTTCGCCGACGTGCACGATCAGCGCCTGACCGGCCACGTTGTTCATGCCTTCGCTCAGGCTGATCATCGTGTCGACAAAGCTGAACTCCGCCACGCCTTCTTCGTTGGCGGTGATGTTGCCAAAGTCGCCGGCATGGCGAGCAGTATGCTCGCTGGCCGGCCCACCATGCTCGTGCGAGGCCGGGTTGAAGTGACCACCGGCCGAGGTGAAGTCGGGCGCCTCACACACCGTGTTCTCATGCACATGGAAGCCGTGAAGCCCCGGGGTCAAACCGCTGACCATGCCCGAGACCTGCACGCCACCACCGGCGACCTCTTTGAACATCACCTGACCGATCTCTTCGCCTTCGCCATTGATCACACGAGCGGTGGCCTCAAGCAGCTCGGCCTCATCGGCTGCAGGCGTTTCCGCCATCGCGCCATGATCGTCGCCCTCGGCGTGCTCCATCTCGCCAGCCTCCGCGCTCTCCTCGGCGGCGGTCTGCTCGCTCACGCTCTCATCTTCAGTGGGCTGCGAAGAGCTGCACGCCGCGCTCGCAAACACACCGGCGCTCAGAAGGCTCATCATCAAAAGTCGCATCGTCTTCATACTTACCTCTCCAGGTCATGGGTACTTCGATGGTTCATCATCAACGATTGCGGGCGGCCATGTAGTTAAACGCCCACAGACATAAAGCAAGTTATACGATCGCGGGCTCGCCTCACTTCGCGAGTTCGTTCTCGATCCACGCCATCACCACGCCAGGTCCGTCGATGCCGTCGAGACGGCTCATCTCCTGAATGCCGGTGGGGCTCGTGACGTTGACCTCGGTAAGACGCTCGCCAATCAGATCAAGCCCCACAAAATAGAGCCCGTCGCGCTTGAGTCGCGGTCCGACCGCCTCGCAGATCTCGCGCTCCCGCGCGCTGAGAGACGTCTTCTCCACCCGACCTCCCACATGAATGTTGCTGCGATGCTCCTGTTCCAGCGGCACGCGCAAAATGGCTCCCAGGGGCTCCCCGTCGAGCATGATCACGCGCTTATCGCCCTGGCGCGCCGCCGGCAAATACTCCTGCACCATCACCCGTTTCGTGCCCCCGGCGGTGGAGACCTCGATCATCGCGTTGAGGTTGCGATCCTCGGTGCCGATCACAAAGATCCCCGAGCCGCCGTGCCCATCCAGAGGTTTGAGCACTGCGCGCCCGCCCACCTCCTCGGCAAAGCTCTTAATCGCCTCGGCGTGGCTCGACACCAGAGTTTTGGGCGTATGCGCGCTGAAATGCAGCGCGTAGAGCTTCTCGTTGGCGTCGCGAAGCCCGCGCGGGCGGTTGAGCACCAGCGTGCCCCGCTCCTCGGCCAACTCCAGAAGCATCACCTCATAGAGGTACGTGTCATCAAAGGGCGGGTCTTTGCGCATCCACACCACATCGACCTCATCGAGCGAGACGTGGCGCGCCTCCCCGAAGCTCACCGCGTTGCCCGGTTCCTGGCGAAGCTCCACCGGTTGAATCGTGGCAAAAGCCTCATCGCCACGCGCCTCCAGCGACTCCGGGCGCACATAAAAGACCTCGTGGCCGCGGGCCTGAGCGCCCAGCATCAACGCAAAGGTCGTGTCCGCAAAGACGTTGACCTGGCTCAAAGGGTCCATCACATAGGCGATCTTCATAGATCCTCGTAGTTGCGCATCGGGCCCCCGCTCCGGGGGGCGCCTCAGAAGTCGGGGCGTTGCTCGCCCCTCAGTTGACCATCGCTCGGCGCTGCAAAGGCGTCGGCGTTTTGCGTAAGACGCCGCAGGGCGCTCTCGGGTAACACAAAGATCGCCGGGCTCGAAGCCAGACGCGCATACCGCCCACCACTCAGATCCTCAACCGAAGCGCCCAGATAAAGAACGTCTTCGCGATCAGCCGCGCTCACCCGCACCGAGCTTCGCTCTCCCGGGGTCAGGCCGGCCCGATACTCATCCACATCCTCCACCCAGCGCTCGGCGCGAAGCGCCCCCAGCCAGCTGGCCATCGCCGACGCCTCATCCTGGTCGACCTCCACCCCGACGGGGCGAGCCATCGTCCACACGCCCTCCTCGCCTTTGACCAGGCGCACGCGATCGTCGCCCGCGAGCTCAATGCTCGTCATCGCGTCGGAGGCAATCGGCATCACCGCCCGATCTTTCACGTCGAGCATCCGCGTCAGAAGCGCTGTCCGCGCGCTGCTGGCTACTTCAAAGACCTGCCCATCACCCGCGCGGCGAACATAGAGTTTTGCCTGGTCGCCTTCTCCCTGGCGCACCACAGCGAGCTCCACCCTCTTCGAGCCCGTCTCCAGCGTCACGGTGACCGCCGGCGCGTCGAAGTCCAGCTCCTCCAGCTGCGCGTCGCCCTCATCCACAAAGTCGCGTGCGTTAAGCCGCGAGAGCGTGTTCACAACACGACCCACGGTCGCCGCATCCAGCGCCATCTCGACCTGCGGGCTGGCCAGCATCCAACGGGTCTCACTGCTATCCGCTGCCGGCTCGATCTTCAGAAGATGGCCGTCGGCATGGGACCACTGCACCGAACGCAGCGCCTCATCGCCCAGAGAGACGATGCTGCGCGAGCGAAGATCGTCGACCGGGCGGCGCACAAGATCGCCGAGCGACGTATGGAAAAGGCGATAAACCCGCTCGTCACCCTCCGCCAGCACGAAGGTACTGTGGGTACCGTCCTTCATCATGAGCACGGTATCCCCGACCCTCAATCGCGTCGTCGGACTGCTCTTACCCGCCTCAAAGATCGCGACCTTAACGACTTCGTCATCAGATAGTCCGAAGGTGCGATCCTCGCTCATCTCAAAACGAAGATCATCGGACTTGAGCGTCTGACCAAACGCCCGCTCAACCTCATCGCCAGCCTGCCGGCTCAGCGGTGCTTCCACTGGC is from Lujinxingia sediminis and encodes:
- a CDS encoding radical SAM protein, with the translated sequence MATSYELKQHVETLLDDERGTIFKEAPHRVALVYPSPYRVGMSSLGFQTIYRVLNQRDDIVCERSFLPDDPDLYRQSNTPLFTYESETPVGDCDVIAFSLSYELELIGIMTCLELAAIPLRAEDRGENWPLVIIGGPITFSNPLPAGPFADVIVMGEGEELINVLIDWWKDYDDRERYLRDVAMLPGVYVPSIHGETFRTVAQARDTCLPAYSPIITPHTELSSMHLVENGRGCHRGCSFCVMRRTTNGGMRAVAPERVLATVPDYATRVGLVGAATSDHPKILDILRALVDSGREVGLSSLRADRLGDEFVGLLAKGGARTLTVASDGSSQRMRDFAKKHIKEKHLRRCAELVRDHNMKLLKLYMVIGYPGETLDDMDEMIDFMLELSSICKVALGMSPLVAKKNTPLDGSPFEDHKSLETKIKHVHKKLGRKVDIRATSVRWSWIEHAISQGGFDMADAAQAAYTNGAGYSAWKRAIRDHKKGAPPLRVPESERLQPGAILPEELASI
- a CDS encoding DUF3108 domain-containing protein, which translates into the protein MRARRGAVIAALALVALWALPGGIAEAAEPGERARYRVSYGPAHLADLALEVGCEREAQVQGRLFARSRGMASQVHPFRVQLDTVVRVGEGAVRAQTFIEEDGVPRRYRSHFGGEPRVRTEWEFRGVTRREQALLPGRGHDLLSWMLALRERVGRGESLEARQRFVVWDGWKLVYLDAIPAEVEERWTPVGSVRAQRFVLQRTHLSHGVDQAARPSGEGAEELGAIWMELSERALPVEMAFLAPIGRVRIALQAHQAGSCE
- a CDS encoding Bor/Iss family lipoprotein: MNRHVLMMVAMLALLLVGSTGCISNTFDYPSRQADGRMMEESRTFFIYGLVDGNDRPVVAHELCNGPVKSVETVHTFGNMCISCVTISIYTPNTVRVTCASGTAHNFYLDEDDAVVGHEVVDGDTGEVVQSEFKSDFI
- a CDS encoding superoxide dismutase family protein, with the translated sequence MKTMRLLMMSLLSAGVFASAACSSSQPTEDESVSEQTAAEESAEAGEMEHAEGDDHGAMAETPAADEAELLEATARVINGEGEEIGQVMFKEVAGGGVQVSGMVSGLTPGLHGFHVHENTVCEAPDFTSAGGHFNPASHEHGGPASEHTARHAGDFGNITANEEGVAEFSFVDTMISLSEGMNNVAGQALIVHVGEDDLVSQPTGAAGARAGCAVITLVD
- the gshB gene encoding glutathione synthase, whose protein sequence is MKIAYVMDPLSQVNVFADTTFALMLGAQARGHEVFYVRPESLEARGDEAFATIQPVELRQEPGNAVSFGEARHVSLDEVDVVWMRKDPPFDDTYLYEVMLLELAEERGTLVLNRPRGLRDANEKLYALHFSAHTPKTLVSSHAEAIKSFAEEVGGRAVLKPLDGHGGSGIFVIGTEDRNLNAMIEVSTAGGTKRVMVQEYLPAARQGDKRVIMLDGEPLGAILRVPLEQEHRSNIHVGGRVEKTSLSAREREICEAVGPRLKRDGLYFVGLDLIGERLTEVNVTSPTGIQEMSRLDGIDGPGVVMAWIENELAK
- a CDS encoding DUF4340 domain-containing protein, with translation MVQKHVWIAAGVLALLVGAFFVTRDAPPSQMDAALVLEAPSTLGRLEWERPGDERVVLESRASGWWLTSPVEAPLSRQAGDEVERAFGQTLKSDDLRFEMSEDRTFGLSDDEVVKVAIFEAGKSSPTTRLRVGDTVLMMKDGTHSTFVLAEGDERVYRLFHTSLGDLVRRPVDDLRSRSIVSLGDEALRSVQWSHADGHLLKIEPAADSSETRWMLASPQVEMALDAATVGRVVNTLSRLNARDFVDEGDAQLEELDFDAPAVTVTLETGSKRVELAVVRQGEGDQAKLYVRRAGDGQVFEVASSARTALLTRMLDVKDRAVMPIASDAMTSIELAGDDRVRLVKGEEGVWTMARPVGVEVDQDEASAMASWLGALRAERWVEDVDEYRAGLTPGERSSVRVSAADREDVLYLGASVEDLSGGRYARLASSPAIFVLPESALRRLTQNADAFAAPSDGQLRGEQRPDF